The Caulobacter sp. FWC26 genome contains a region encoding:
- a CDS encoding RIP metalloprotease → MIGFLIMLVSLVFVLSVVVTVHELGHFWAARACGVAIDRFSIGFGAPLISWRDKTGVEWCIAALPLGGYVRFAGDENAASVPDQNDLDAMRREISRREGDDAVNRYFHFKPVWQRAFIAVAGPLANFVLAILVFAVILVAFGAQKTSTAVGEVVAGTPAAVAGFKPGDVILKADDRRIRSFQDIQGYVALRANMPIDFAVEREGRTVHLTATPRLVERQNEISGRVKVGELGLRSAPGGRFERSSLLSAIPDATVEVWDMIRTIAFYLGRLLMGQLPADQISGIIGIGHTAGAVTNGVVEQAPNGKALMIGLLYSQFWLIASLSVSIGFMNLLPIPVLDGGHLVMYAYEAVAKRPLRAEFQAAGFRAGLALILGFMLFAAWNDLNRYDVFKFIGGLFT, encoded by the coding sequence ATGATCGGCTTTCTGATCATGCTTGTGTCTTTGGTGTTCGTGCTGTCCGTCGTCGTGACGGTGCACGAGCTCGGACACTTCTGGGCGGCGCGCGCCTGCGGCGTGGCGATCGACCGTTTCTCCATCGGTTTTGGGGCCCCGCTCATTTCCTGGCGGGACAAGACCGGCGTGGAATGGTGCATCGCCGCCTTGCCGCTTGGCGGCTATGTCCGTTTCGCCGGCGACGAGAACGCCGCGAGCGTTCCTGACCAGAACGACCTCGACGCGATGCGACGTGAAATCAGCCGCCGGGAGGGCGATGACGCGGTCAACCGCTACTTCCATTTCAAACCCGTTTGGCAACGCGCTTTCATCGCGGTCGCGGGACCGTTGGCGAACTTTGTTCTGGCAATCCTCGTTTTCGCCGTGATCCTTGTAGCGTTTGGCGCGCAGAAGACCTCCACCGCCGTCGGGGAGGTTGTCGCCGGAACGCCGGCCGCTGTTGCAGGCTTTAAGCCCGGCGACGTGATTCTGAAGGCGGACGACCGCCGCATTCGCTCCTTCCAGGACATTCAGGGCTATGTGGCCCTACGGGCGAACATGCCCATCGACTTCGCGGTCGAGCGGGAAGGGCGCACCGTGCATCTCACCGCGACGCCGCGCCTTGTGGAGCGTCAAAACGAAATCAGCGGCCGGGTAAAGGTCGGCGAATTGGGCCTGCGCAGCGCGCCTGGTGGTCGATTTGAGCGCTCATCGCTGCTGAGCGCCATTCCCGACGCGACGGTCGAGGTCTGGGATATGATCCGGACCATCGCGTTCTACCTCGGCCGGTTGCTTATGGGGCAACTGCCTGCCGACCAGATCAGTGGCATCATCGGCATTGGCCATACCGCCGGCGCCGTGACGAATGGCGTCGTGGAGCAGGCCCCCAATGGCAAGGCCCTGATGATCGGGCTGCTCTATTCTCAGTTCTGGCTGATCGCGAGCCTGTCGGTCAGCATCGGCTTCATGAACCTGCTGCCGATTCCTGTTCTCGATGGCGGTCATTTGGTGATGTACGCCTATGAAGCCGTGGCGAAGCGGCCTCTCCGGGCTGAATTCCAAGCCGCCGGCTTCCGCGCGGGGCTTGCCTTGATCCTGGGTTTCATGCTGTTCGCGGCGTGGAACGACCTAAACCGCTACGACGTGTTCAAATTCATCGGCGGACTGTTCACGTGA
- a CDS encoding 1-deoxy-D-xylulose-5-phosphate reductoisomerase: MGALTSPRKVVVLGSTGSIGLSTLSLFEESGASVEILALTAGRNVERLIAQARRWRPRVAVIEDSSRLEDLRLGLAGTGVQVAAGAEAVREAAAMGADWVMSAIVGAAGLAPTVAAARTGAVIALANKESLVCAGPALLAIAKAAGGSVIPVDSEHSAIFQVLQPACVERVSRLILTASGGPFRTWDMSAMARATPEQAIAHPNWSMGAKISVDSATMMNKGLEMIEASYLFGTPEERIDVVIHPQSVIHSLVEYVDGSTLAQLGPPDMRAPIACAFSWPDRLPWPAPRLDLAAYGQLTFESPDVARFPAIEIAREALRLGGGAPAAMNAANEVAVAAFLDRRIGFLDIAAAVAGTLERMNSLGDLAVADDEAVENAMWIDASARRIAAEVVAQKRLRA; the protein is encoded by the coding sequence ATGGGCGCATTGACCTCGCCGCGCAAGGTGGTGGTGCTGGGCTCGACCGGATCGATCGGCCTTTCGACCCTGAGCCTCTTCGAGGAATCCGGCGCGTCGGTGGAAATCCTTGCGCTGACCGCTGGACGCAACGTCGAGAGACTGATTGCGCAGGCCCGGCGCTGGCGGCCCCGGGTCGCCGTGATCGAAGACTCCTCCCGACTTGAAGACCTGAGGTTAGGCCTGGCCGGGACGGGGGTTCAGGTGGCCGCAGGCGCAGAGGCCGTCCGCGAGGCTGCGGCCATGGGCGCGGACTGGGTGATGTCCGCCATTGTTGGCGCGGCAGGCCTTGCACCGACGGTGGCGGCCGCGCGCACCGGCGCGGTGATCGCGCTGGCGAACAAGGAGAGCCTCGTCTGCGCGGGGCCGGCGCTTCTGGCGATCGCCAAGGCGGCGGGAGGCTCGGTGATACCCGTGGACTCCGAGCATTCGGCCATTTTCCAGGTCTTGCAGCCGGCTTGCGTCGAGCGGGTTTCGCGCCTGATCCTGACCGCCTCTGGGGGACCGTTCAGGACATGGGACATGTCGGCCATGGCGCGGGCCACGCCCGAACAGGCCATCGCTCACCCGAATTGGTCTATGGGCGCCAAGATTTCGGTCGATTCCGCGACGATGATGAACAAGGGCCTTGAGATGATCGAGGCGTCATACCTGTTCGGAACGCCGGAAGAGCGCATCGACGTCGTGATCCATCCGCAGTCCGTCATTCATAGCCTTGTCGAGTATGTCGACGGCTCGACCTTGGCTCAACTGGGGCCGCCGGACATGCGGGCGCCGATCGCCTGCGCTTTTTCATGGCCTGATCGCCTGCCGTGGCCGGCGCCGCGCCTCGATCTCGCCGCGTACGGTCAGTTGACCTTCGAGTCGCCGGATGTTGCGCGTTTTCCCGCCATCGAAATCGCACGCGAAGCCCTAAGGCTGGGCGGGGGGGCGCCAGCGGCCATGAACGCCGCCAACGAAGTCGCCGTTGCGGCCTTCCTTGACCGGCGTATCGGGTTTCTCGATATTGCCGCCGCGGTGGCGGGGACCCTTGAGCGGATGAACAGCTTGGGCGATCTCGCTGTCGCAGACGACGAGGCTGTCGAGAACGCTATGTGGATCGACGCCTCTGCTCGCCGCATTGCGGCCGAGGTTGTCGCGCAGAAGCGTCTGCGGGCCTGA